TAAAGCTAATTTAAAATTTGAGAAAACTTTAGATAGAAAAGAAGCAATAAAAGATGCTGATTTTGTAATAAATATGGCAATGGCTGGAGGCCATCAATATTATGAAAAAATGAGAGAAATATCTGAAAAATATGGTTATTATA
This DNA window, taken from Nitrososphaerota archaeon, encodes the following:
- a CDS encoding alpha-glucosidase/alpha-galactosidase; this translates as MHDLCMTPELYGSTISLMDINEERLNTIYDFARRYAFERKANLKFEKTLDRKEAIKDADFVINMAMAGGHQYYEKMREISEKYGYY